The following proteins are encoded in a genomic region of Glycine soja cultivar W05 chromosome 17, ASM419377v2, whole genome shotgun sequence:
- the LOC114391741 gene encoding glycine dehydrogenase (decarboxylating), mitochondrial-like, translating into MQKVNTSPQYDVPVSAHGSEGTNPADAAMCGIKIVSVGTEAKGKIDIEELRKWRPSIYGWCQLECSQNYYPVLFRGVNGTVAHEFIIDLRGFKNTAGIEPEDVAKRLMDYGFHAPTMSWPVPGTLMIEPTESESKAELDRFCDALISIRHEIAEIEKGNADINNNVLKSAPHPPSLLMADAWTKPYSREYAAFPAPWLRASKFWPTTGRVDNVYGDRNLICTLLPASQAVEEQAAATA; encoded by the exons atgcaAAAAGTAAATACATCACCTCAATATGAT gtACCTGTCTCAGCACATGGTAGTGAGGGTACAAATCCTGCTGATGCTGCTATGTGTGGAATAAAAATCGTCTCTGTTGGAACTGAGGCCAAGGGAAAGATTGATATAGAAGAGTTGAGGAAG TGGAGGCCAAGTATATATGGGTGGTGCCAACTTGAATGCTCTCAG AATTATTACCCCGTTCTTTTCCGTGGAGTCAATGGAACAGTTGCTCATGAATTCATCATTGACCTGAGAGGCTTTAAG AATACTGCTGGAATTGAGCCTGAAGATGTTGCAAAGCGCCTCATGGACTACGGTTTTCATGCACCAACAATGTCATGGCCTGTGCCTGGCACACTCATGATTGAGCCAACTGAGAGTGAAAGCAAG GCTGAACTAGATAGGTTCTGTGATGCTCTTATTTCCATTAGACATGAAATTGCTGAGATTGAGAAAGGAAATGCTGACATTAACAACAATGTACTTaag AGCGCCCCTCATCCACCATCACTGCTCATGGCTGATGCATGGACAAAACCATACTCCAGGGAATATGCAGCCTTCCCAGCTCCTTGGCTCCGTGCTTCAAAGTTCTGGCCTACCACAG GACGTGTTGATAATGTGTACGGTGACCGCAACCTGATTTGCACCCTTCTGCCAGCATCACAGGCTGTTGAAGAACAAGCTGCCGCCACAGCATAG
- the LOC114393827 gene encoding uncharacterized protein LOC114393827 translates to MEDFNNYNKSRSHGNNGQMMQQMERYYGGAPPQPTRPYDLRSYSVSSYTQAPNNYNNKDLKMMKKGKSMSSRTSSISKSWSFVTDPEIQRKKRVASYKMYSVEGKVKGSFRKSFRWVKDRYCQVVYGWW, encoded by the coding sequence ATGGAGGACTTCAACAACTACAACAAATCAAGGTCTCATGGAAATAATGGGCAAATGATGCAGCAGATGGAGAGGTACTATGGAGGAGCACCACCACAACCAACAAGGCCTTATGATCTCAGGTCATACAgtgtttcttcatatacacaaGCTCCTAATAATTACAACAACAAGGacttgaagatgatgaagaaaggaaaaagcATGTCATCAAGGACTTCTTCTATTTCCAAGTCTTGGAGCTTTGTTACTGATCCTGAGATTCAAAGGAAGAAGAGGGTTGCTAGCTATAAAATGTATTCTGTGGAAGGAAAAGTCAAAGGCTCCTTTAGGAAGAGCTTTAGGTGGGTTAAGGATAGGTACTGCCAAGTGGTTTATGGCTGGTGGTGA